A window of Streptomyces marispadix contains these coding sequences:
- a CDS encoding GNAT family N-acetyltransferase, producing MLRGGKVGLRARHEDDIPILQDELHDDVVNASRAGSGPWRPIALGSKNSHFVVDDKEQGHVPFSVVQLDDGTLVGSAVLWNIDTHNRSAHIGLGLRPASRGKGYGTDVVAVLCHYGFVVRGLQRLQIETLSDNHAMLRSAERNGFVREGVLRSAAWVMGEFLDEVLLGLLAREWKQDSRD from the coding sequence ATGCTGAGGGGCGGCAAGGTCGGGCTCAGGGCCAGGCACGAGGACGACATCCCGATACTCCAAGACGAACTCCACGACGACGTGGTCAACGCCTCGCGGGCCGGGAGCGGACCATGGCGGCCGATCGCACTCGGATCGAAGAACTCGCACTTCGTGGTGGACGACAAGGAGCAGGGGCATGTCCCGTTCTCCGTGGTGCAGTTGGACGACGGCACGCTCGTCGGCAGCGCGGTGCTGTGGAACATCGACACCCACAACCGGTCCGCGCACATCGGGCTGGGACTGCGCCCCGCCTCCCGCGGCAAGGGCTACGGCACCGACGTGGTCGCGGTGCTGTGCCACTACGGCTTCGTCGTACGCGGCCTCCAGCGGTTGCAGATCGAGACGCTCTCGGACAACCACGCGATGCTGCGCTCCGCCGAGCGCAACGGCTTCGTACGGGAGGGCGTGCTGCGCTCGGCGGCCTGGGTGATGGGCGAGTTCCTTGACGAGGTGCTGCTCGGGCTCCTCGCCCGGGAGTGGAAGCAGGATTCGCGGGACTAG
- a CDS encoding MFS transporter, with protein MSAPASAGVTVHSEPPGGPRAAAVWGLGVTVYFVAITYRTSLGVAALDAAERFDINSSALSTFSILQLLVYAGMQIPVGLLVDRLGTKKVLTLGVVLFTAGQFGFAFSHSYAAALACRALLGCGDAMTFISVLRLGARWFPARRGPVIAQIAGLIGMAGNLVTTLVLARLLDAFGWTATFAGSALGGVLLGVLVVLFLKDRPEGSPAVPAPHPGGGYVRRQILRAWREPGTRLGMWVHFTTQFPGMVFLLLWGMPFLVEGQGLDRATAGELLTLVVVSNMAVGLVYGQLISRHHAARAPLALGTVATTAAVWAAVLLWPGHAPMWLLALLCAVLGACGPASMIGFDFARPANPPERQGTASGIVNMGGFTASMTTLLAVGVLLDVTGGSFRAGFASIFVLEALGLVQILRLRKRAHRRERERVVASRVEAVHVPVSR; from the coding sequence GTGAGCGCACCGGCCTCCGCGGGCGTCACGGTCCACAGCGAACCGCCCGGCGGCCCCCGCGCCGCCGCCGTCTGGGGCCTGGGCGTCACCGTCTACTTCGTAGCCATCACCTACCGCACGAGCCTCGGCGTGGCCGCCCTCGACGCCGCCGAGCGCTTCGACATCAACTCCTCGGCGCTGTCGACCTTCTCCATCCTCCAACTGCTCGTCTACGCGGGGATGCAGATACCGGTCGGGCTGCTGGTGGACAGGCTGGGCACGAAGAAGGTGCTGACGCTGGGCGTGGTGCTGTTCACCGCGGGCCAGTTCGGCTTCGCCTTCTCCCACTCCTATGCCGCCGCCCTCGCATGCCGTGCGCTGCTCGGCTGCGGCGACGCGATGACGTTCATCAGCGTTCTGCGGCTGGGCGCGCGCTGGTTCCCGGCCAGGCGCGGTCCCGTCATCGCGCAGATCGCGGGCCTCATCGGCATGGCGGGCAACCTCGTCACGACGCTCGTACTGGCACGGCTGCTCGACGCGTTCGGCTGGACGGCGACGTTCGCGGGCAGCGCGCTGGGCGGCGTGCTGCTGGGCGTGCTGGTCGTGCTGTTCCTCAAGGACCGTCCGGAGGGGAGCCCCGCGGTCCCCGCCCCGCATCCGGGCGGCGGCTATGTGCGGCGCCAGATACTGCGTGCCTGGCGGGAGCCGGGCACCCGGCTGGGCATGTGGGTGCACTTCACGACGCAGTTCCCCGGCATGGTCTTCCTGCTGCTGTGGGGGATGCCCTTCCTCGTCGAGGGGCAGGGCCTCGACCGTGCCACCGCGGGCGAACTGCTCACACTGGTCGTGGTGTCGAACATGGCGGTCGGCCTGGTCTACGGGCAGTTGATCTCCCGGCACCACGCCGCCCGCGCCCCGCTGGCGCTCGGCACGGTGGCGACGACGGCGGCCGTCTGGGCCGCGGTGCTGCTCTGGCCCGGACACGCACCCATGTGGCTGCTGGCGCTGCTGTGCGCGGTGCTGGGCGCATGCGGCCCGGCGTCCATGATCGGCTTCGACTTCGCCCGTCCCGCCAATCCGCCTGAGCGTCAGGGCACGGCCTCGGGGATCGTCAACATGGGTGGTTTCACCGCCTCGATGACGACGCTGCTGGCGGTCGGCGTCCTGCTGGACGTCACAGGCGGCAGCTTCCGCGCCGGCTTCGCGAGCATCTTCGTACTGGAGGCGCTGGGGCTCGTGCAGATCCTGCGGCTGCGTAAGAGGGCGCACAGGCGTGAGCGTGAGCGCGTGGTCGCGAGCCGGGTCGAGGCGGTGCACGTCCCCGTCTCCCGCTGA
- a CDS encoding maleylpyruvate isomerase family mycothiol-dependent enzyme, with amino-acid sequence MTDHPSLQPYVDAWTESIEAISELVRPLAEGEWNRRTACPGWSVRDVVSHIIGMECELLGDPRPIHTLPRDLRHVVDEPSRHMEIQVDVRRHHTGPEMTSELEYTIIRRSRQLRNEKRAPDAEVRDIMPGGSKIPLEQQLRLRAFDVWVHEQDLRRALGKPGNLDSGGATVARDLMILGLPKVVAKKAGAPKHTAVVFDVSGPMEFMRTVRVDADGRGTVDGSPSLGPTVTLSLDWETYLRLAAGRVRADAVADQVKVEGDAKLAKAILENFSVTP; translated from the coding sequence GTGACCGACCACCCAAGCCTTCAGCCATACGTCGACGCCTGGACCGAGTCCATCGAAGCGATATCCGAACTGGTGAGGCCGCTCGCCGAGGGCGAGTGGAACCGGCGCACCGCCTGCCCCGGGTGGTCGGTCCGTGACGTGGTCTCCCACATCATCGGCATGGAGTGTGAACTGCTCGGCGATCCAAGGCCGATCCACACCCTGCCGCGCGATCTGCGCCATGTCGTAGACGAGCCCAGCCGCCACATGGAGATCCAGGTCGATGTGCGGCGGCACCACACGGGCCCGGAGATGACGAGCGAGCTGGAGTACACGATCATCCGCCGCTCCCGGCAGCTTCGTAACGAGAAGCGCGCACCGGACGCCGAGGTACGGGACATCATGCCGGGTGGCTCGAAGATCCCCCTCGAACAGCAGCTCCGCCTCCGTGCGTTCGACGTGTGGGTGCACGAACAGGACCTTCGCCGGGCACTGGGCAAGCCGGGCAATCTCGACTCCGGCGGTGCGACGGTGGCACGGGACCTGATGATCCTCGGGCTGCCGAAGGTGGTCGCCAAGAAGGCGGGCGCACCCAAGCACACGGCGGTCGTCTTCGACGTGAGCGGCCCGATGGAGTTCATGCGGACGGTGCGCGTGGACGCGGACGGGCGCGGCACGGTCGACGGCAGCCCGTCCCTGGGGCCCACGGTCACGCTGTCGCTGGACTGGGAGACCTATCTGCGGCTCGCGGCCGGGCGGGTGCGTGCGGACGCGGTCGCGGACCAGGTGAAGGTCGAGGGCGACGCGAAGCTGGCGAAGGCGATCCTGGAGAACTTCTCCGTCACGCCGTGA
- a CDS encoding LURP-one-related/scramblase family protein translates to MRYLVRERVFGIGDDYWIDDEYGEHSFLVDGKALRVRQTFELKDPQGEIVAVVRRKMVSLWGTMWIERDGERLATVRKKRFTPLRNRFRATLADGSALSVHGSVLDKEYDIELGGERLARISRKWFRVRETYAVDIEQPGADVPLVLALAVCVDALTHHD, encoded by the coding sequence ATGAGATATCTCGTACGCGAACGGGTCTTCGGCATCGGCGACGACTACTGGATCGACGACGAGTACGGCGAGCACTCGTTCCTCGTCGACGGCAAGGCGCTGCGCGTCCGGCAGACCTTCGAACTCAAGGACCCGCAGGGCGAGATCGTCGCCGTCGTACGGCGGAAGATGGTCAGCCTCTGGGGGACGATGTGGATCGAGCGCGACGGCGAGCGGCTCGCGACGGTGCGCAAGAAGCGCTTCACGCCACTGCGCAACCGCTTCAGGGCGACGCTCGCCGACGGCTCCGCGCTGTCGGTGCACGGAAGCGTGCTCGACAAGGAGTACGACATCGAACTCGGCGGCGAGCGGCTGGCGCGCATCTCGCGCAAGTGGTTCCGCGTGCGCGAGACCTACGCCGTGGACATCGAACAGCCGGGCGCCGACGTGCCGTTGGTGCTGGCGCTGGCGGTGTGCGTGGACGCGCTGACGCACCACGACTGA
- a CDS encoding M18 family aminopeptidase codes for MTPRSQSPAPPQHAGRAHTDSLIGFLSDSPTPYHAVRSAAELLEKAGFRQLDETEPWDAAAAGGTSVGGGPVGGAGAPSGRGYYVQRGGALIAWYVPAGAGPAAPYRIVGAHTDSPNLRVKPVPDTGSDGWRQIAVEIYGGTLLNTWLDRDLGLAGRLSLRDGSTRLVDVHRPLLRVPQLAIHLDRKANEGLKLDRQRHMTPVWGLGTPHEGDLIRFVAQEAGVAPEEVTGWDLMAHSVEPPAYLGRDEELLAGPRMDNLLSVHAGSVALAEAAMAGDGGEELPAIPVLAAFDHEENGSQSDTGADGPLLGSVLERSVYARGGGYEDRARAYAGSVCLSSDTGHAVHPNYAERHDPGHLPRPNGGPILKVNVNQRYATDGSGRAVFAAACERAGVPWQSFVSNNEMPCGTTIGPITAARHGISTVDVGVAILSMHSARELCGVEDPLLLTRCLSAFLRS; via the coding sequence ATGACCCCACGCTCCCAGAGCCCCGCGCCGCCTCAGCATGCGGGCCGGGCCCACACCGACAGCCTGATCGGCTTCCTCTCGGACTCGCCCACGCCGTACCACGCGGTGCGCAGCGCGGCGGAGTTGCTGGAGAAGGCGGGCTTCCGGCAGCTCGACGAGACGGAGCCCTGGGACGCGGCCGCCGCCGGTGGCACGTCCGTGGGCGGTGGCCCCGTGGGCGGCGCGGGCGCCCCCTCCGGCCGTGGCTACTACGTGCAGCGCGGCGGCGCGCTCATCGCGTGGTACGTGCCCGCGGGCGCCGGGCCCGCCGCCCCGTACCGGATCGTCGGCGCACACACCGACTCGCCCAATCTGCGCGTCAAACCGGTGCCGGACACAGGGTCCGACGGCTGGCGGCAGATCGCCGTGGAGATCTACGGCGGGACGCTTCTCAACACCTGGCTCGACAGGGACCTCGGCCTCGCGGGGCGCCTCTCGCTGCGCGACGGGTCCACGCGGCTCGTGGACGTACACCGGCCGCTGCTGCGGGTGCCGCAGCTCGCCATCCACCTCGACCGGAAGGCCAACGAGGGCCTCAAGCTCGACAGGCAGCGGCACATGACCCCCGTGTGGGGCCTCGGCACGCCCCACGAGGGCGATCTGATCCGTTTCGTCGCACAGGAGGCGGGCGTGGCCCCCGAGGAGGTCACCGGCTGGGACCTGATGGCGCACAGCGTGGAGCCCCCCGCGTATCTGGGGCGGGACGAGGAGCTGCTGGCGGGGCCGCGCATGGACAACCTGCTGTCGGTGCACGCCGGTTCGGTGGCGCTGGCCGAGGCGGCCATGGCCGGGGACGGGGGCGAGGAGCTTCCCGCGATTCCCGTGCTGGCGGCCTTCGACCACGAGGAGAACGGCAGCCAGTCCGACACCGGCGCCGACGGGCCGCTGCTCGGCTCCGTGCTGGAGCGTTCGGTCTACGCACGCGGCGGCGGCTACGAGGACCGGGCACGGGCGTACGCGGGAAGCGTGTGCCTCTCCTCCGACACCGGTCACGCGGTGCACCCCAACTACGCCGAGCGCCACGACCCGGGCCATCTGCCGAGGCCCAACGGCGGCCCGATCCTCAAGGTCAACGTCAATCAGCGCTATGCGACGGACGGTTCGGGCCGCGCGGTCTTCGCGGCGGCGTGCGAGCGGGCGGGCGTGCCGTGGCAGTCGTTCGTGTCGAACAACGAGATGCCGTGCGGGACGACGATCGGGCCCATCACGGCCGCCAGGCACGGGATTTCGACCGTTGACGTGGGTGTGGCGATCCTGTCGATGCACTCGGCGCGTGAACTGTGCGGCGTGGAGGACCCGTTGCTGCTGACGCGTTGCCTGAGCGCGTTCCTGAGGAGCTGA